From Saccharothrix espanaensis DSM 44229, the proteins below share one genomic window:
- a CDS encoding pentapeptide repeat-containing protein: MDIIEADEDYSDAVLAGQRWEGRSFLRCDFTEADLRGLVTSGCTFTECKFDRTDLGDSSHTAAAFRSCRFDRAVLAAAAFRSSTLLGSVFVECGLRTVLLEETDLTLVGLSGALLRKAALRGLRLREANLEGADLRDADLRDADLTGARLRAAKFEGADLRGARLGADGLVAADLRGARIDVDTAIAFAAAHGLRVD; encoded by the coding sequence ATGGACATCATCGAAGCCGACGAGGACTACAGCGACGCCGTGCTGGCCGGACAGCGGTGGGAGGGGCGGTCGTTCCTGCGGTGCGACTTCACCGAAGCCGACCTGAGGGGGCTGGTGACCTCGGGGTGCACGTTCACCGAGTGCAAGTTCGACCGGACCGACCTGGGTGACTCTTCGCACACCGCCGCCGCGTTCCGCTCGTGCCGGTTCGACCGGGCGGTGCTGGCCGCGGCGGCGTTCCGGTCGAGCACGCTGCTCGGGTCGGTGTTCGTGGAGTGCGGGCTGCGGACCGTGCTGCTGGAGGAGACCGACCTCACGCTGGTCGGCCTGTCCGGCGCGCTGCTGCGCAAGGCGGCGCTGCGGGGGTTGCGGTTGCGGGAGGCCAACCTGGAGGGTGCCGACCTGCGCGACGCGGACCTGCGCGACGCCGACCTGACCGGCGCGCGGCTGCGCGCGGCCAAGTTCGAGGGCGCCGACCTGCGCGGGGCGCGGCTGGGCGCGGACGGACTGGTCGCCGCCGACCTGCGCGGGGCGCGCATCGACGTGGACACCGCCATCGCCTTCGCCGCCGCACACGGCCTGCGGGTGGACTGA